From the Primulina tabacum isolate GXHZ01 chromosome 15, ASM2559414v2, whole genome shotgun sequence genome, one window contains:
- the LOC142526090 gene encoding uncharacterized protein LOC142526090 produces MGSKDTESSVTNESSWLTQKCVKIVEEKRIKWFSMKERITELVSNVNISNVREIAAEISKEDLFEGRGVFCQEIMKSQMNSPRLTNVYAALVAIINSNFPDLGLLLVKRVLLKLKNEYNYDGRSGNMKRLRVLSPFLAHFVNQLVVYPLLANDVCLFLMGNPNSVHVEVAVKFCIECGSTFKEFLPIKFRTVLQEFHRVCHEVEIERSVRFLLLMLFKIQRRGFSDYPGMIDELNLVKIRDQQIHQVSMLHVLDPESSADDFEVDPHDFCGIDDSSDDDDDEDDDEVSSQKH; encoded by the coding sequence ATGGGATCCAAAGACACAGAGTCTTCTGTTACCAATGAATCTTCTTGGCTGACGCAGAAATGTGTAAAGATCGTCGAGGAAAAGAGGATTAAGTGGTTCTCCATGAAAGAAAGAATCACGGAACTAGTGAGCAACGTTAATATCTCCAACGTCCGAGAAATCGCGGCAGAAATCTCGAAGGAAGATCTGTTTGAGGGTAGGGGTGTGTTCTGTCAAGAGATTATGAAATCCCAGATGAATTCTCCTCGGTTAACCAATGTTTATGCTGCTTTAGTGGCAATCATCAACTCTAATTTCCCTGACTTGGGGCTTCTGCTGGTGAAAAGGGTTCTTTTAAAGCTTAAAAACGAGTATAATTACGATGGCAGAAGCGGTAACATGAAAAGATTGCGGGTTCTTTCCCCGTTCTTGGCgcactttgtgaatcagttggtCGTTTACCCGCTTTTGGCGAATGACGTGTGCTTGTTTCTGATGGGGAATCCGAACTCGGTTCACGTCGAGGTTGCGGTGAAGTTCTGCATTGAATGTGGCTCGACTTTCAAAGAATTCTTGCCCATCAAGTTCAGGACTGTTCTTCAGGAGTTTCATAGGGTTTGTCACGAGGTAGAGATAGAAAGGAGTGTTCGCTTCTTGCTTTTGATGCTTTTCAAGATTCAAAGACGTGGGTTTAGTGATTATCCGGGGATGATAGATGAATTGAACCTTGTTAAGATTAGAGATCAACAGATTCATCAAGTGTCTATGTTGCATGTTCTTGACCCTGAGAGCAGTGCTGATGATTTTGAGGTTGATCCTCATGACTTTTGTGGTATTGACGACAGTTCAGACGATGACGACGACGAGGATGACGATGAGGTGTCGTCTCAGAAACATTAG
- the LOC142527870 gene encoding uncharacterized protein LOC142527870 isoform X3, whose translation MQTDDAIVLDEPIETTTLDVYPYGHEDKHRRAATQWENIITGVDQRFNTFAEFREALHKYSIAHGFTYKYKKNDSHRVTAKCKTEGCPWRIYASRLATTQLICIKKMNPEHTCEGATVKAGYRATRGWIGSIIKEKLKISPNYKPKDIASDIKRDYGIQLNYTQAWRAKEIAREQLQGSYREAYSQLPLFCEKIMETNPGSLATLSTKEDSSFRQLFVSFHASISGFRQCRPLIFLDSTLLYSKYQGTLLAATAADGNDDFFPVAFAVVDEETENNWHWFLSQLKSALSTSERITFVSDFQKGIRESLLGIFGKECCHGYCLRCLAEKLNKDLKGQFSHDARRLMVQDFYAAAYAPKLEVFESCVKNIKAISDEAYNWVISSEPDHWANTFFGGARYNHMTSNFGQQFYSWVSEVDELPITQMVDVLRGKIMELIYRRRLESTQWVTSLTPFMEDRLQNETAKSRSLQVLLSHGSVFEVRGESVDIVDIDHWDCSCKGWQLTGLPCCHAIAVLECLGRSLYDYCSRYFMSESYRLTYLESINPIPTMEKQEQSEVLVEATIVTPPPTKRAPGRPKMKSADSVDIIKRQLQCSKCKGLGHNKKTCNKAKGLEEPETPLLIGGPTSDNEPEPEPEPEREPIGSS comes from the exons ATGCAAACTGATGATGCGATTGTCTTGGATGAACCTATTGAAACTACAACACTTGATGTTTATCCTTATGGCCATGAGGATAAGCACCGTAGAGCAGCGACTCAGTGGGAAAATATTATCACTGGTGTGGACCAAAGATTTAATACATTTGCCGAATTCCGCGAAGCTCTGCATAAGTACTCGATTGCCCATGGATTCACCTACAAATATAAGAAAAACGACAGTCATCGTGTTACTGCCAAGTGCAAAACAGAAGGCTGTCCATGGCGTATATATGCATCTAGATTGGCTACCACTCAACTAATATGCATAAAGAAAATGAATCCGGAGCACACTTGTGAAGGGGCTACTGTAAAAGCTGGTTATAGGGCGACTAGAGGATGGATAGGAAGCATCATTaaggaaaaattgaaaatttctccAAATTACAAGCCAAAAGACATAGCGAGTGACATCAAACGTGATTATGGCATTCAGTTGAATTATACTCAAGCTTGGCGAGCCAAGGAGATTGCACGAGAGCAGCTTCAGGGTTCATACAGAGAGGCGTATTCACAGTTACCACTTTTTTGTGAGAAGATAATGGAGACTAATCCCGGTAGTCTTGCCACATTGAGTACAAAAGAAGATTCAAGCTTCCGCCAACTTTTTGTCTCGTTTCATGCCTCAATATCTGGTTTTCGCCAGTGCCGCCCCCTCATTTTTCTTGATAGCACTCTTCTTTACTCAAAATACCAAGGTACTTTATTAGCAGCTACTGCCGCAGATGGGAATGATGATTTTTTCCCTGTAGCCTTTGCTGTGGTTGACGAAGAAACCGAAAATAACTGGCACTGGTTTTTGTCACAATTAAAATCTGCTCTCTCGACATCTGAGCGAATTACTTTTGTTTCCGATTTCCAGAAAGGCATAAGAGAATCTTTGCTCGGCATTTTTGGCAAGGAATGCTGCCATGGTTACTGTCTGCGCTGTCTTGCTGAGAAACTTAATAAAGATCTGAAAGGACAATTTTCACATGATGCCAGGCGGCTCATGGTTCAAGATTTCTATGCGGCTGCCTATGCACCAAAACTCGAGGTGTTTGAAAGTTGCGTAAAAAACATAAAGGCCATCTCAGATGAGGCTTATAATTGGGTCATCAGTAGTGAGCCAGATCACTGGGCTAACACATTTTTTGGTGGGGCGAGATACAATCACATGACATCCAACTTCGGCCAACAGTTTTACAGTTGGGTGTCTGAGGTGGATGAGTTGCCAATTACTCAGATGGTCGATGTTTTGCGCGGCAAGATCATGGAACTAATTTATAGGCGAAGGCTTGAATCGACCCAGTGGGTTACAAGTTTGACACCTTTTATGGAGGACAGGCTTCAGAATGAGACAGCAAAATCGAGATCACTTCAAGTGTTACTCTCACATGGGAGTGTCTTTGAGGTCCGTGGTGAATCTGTTGACATAGTTGATATCGATCACTGGGACTGTAGTTGCAAAGGATGGCAACTCACAGGATTGCCTTGTTGTCATGCTATTGCTGTTCTTGAATGCCTTGGCAGGAGCCTCTATGATTATTGCTCTAGATACTTCATGTCGGAAAGCTACCGTTTGACTTATTTGGAGTCGATCAACCCCATACCAACTATGGAGAAACAAGAGCAAAGTGAAGTGCTGGTGGAAGCTACTATAGTAACTCCTCCGCCTACTAAGCGCGCTCCAGGCCGACCAAAGATGAAATCCGCAGACTCTGTGGATATCATTAAGCGCCAGCTCCAGTGTAGTAAATGCAAGGGCCTAGGCCACAATAAGAAAACATGCAA CAAGGCCAAGGGGCTTGAAGAACCAGAGACTCCTCTTTTGATTGGGGGGCCGACGAGCGACAATGAGCCCGAACCGGAACCGGAACCGGAACGCGAACCCATAGGAAGCAgttga
- the LOC142527870 gene encoding uncharacterized protein LOC142527870 isoform X2, producing MGTTKKIIAICQSGGEFVSNKDDGSLYYAGGEAYALDLDQHTPLKDFKHELAETFQCGVDGMGIKYFLPGNRKTLISISKDKDLHRMVNFFKESDQVEVFVFTAARNVSNMPASRSSRTIASESELPTDVPVDLMQTDDAIVLDEPIETTTLDVYPYGHEDKHRRAATQWENIITGVDQRFNTFAEFREALHKYSIAHGFTYKYKKNDSHRVTAKCKTEGCPWRIYASRLATTQLICIKKMNPEHTCEGATVKAGYRATRGWIGSIIKEKLKISPNYKPKDIASDIKRDYGIQLNYTQAWRAKEIAREQLQGSYREAYSQLPLFCEKIMETNPGSLATLSTKEDSSFRQLFVSFHASISGFRQCRPLIFLDSTLLYSKYQGTLLAATAADGNDDFFPVAFAVVDEETENNWHWFLSQLKSALSTSERITFVSDFQKGIRESLLGIFGKECCHGYCLRCLAEKLNKDLKGQFSHDARRLMVQDFYAAAYAPKLEVFESCVKNIKAISDEAYNWVISSEPDHWANTFFGGARYNHMTSNFGQQFYSWVSEVDELPITQMVDVLRGKIMELIYRRRLESTQWVTSLTPFMEDRLQNETAKSRSLQVLLSHGSVFEVRGESVDIVDIDHWDCSCKGWQLTGLPCCHAIAVLECLGRSLYDYCSRYFMSESYRLTYLESINPIPTMEKQEQSEVLVEATIVTPPPTKRAPGRPKMKSADSVDIIKRQLQCSKCKGLGHNKKTCK from the exons ATGGGTACGACGAAGAAAATTATAGCCATATGCCAATCTGGAGGGGAATTTGTGAGCAACAAAGATGATGGGTCCTTATATTATGCGGGTGGGGAAGCTTATGCCTTGGACCTGGATCAGCACACCCCATTGAAAGATTTCAAACATGAACTTGCTGAAACATTTCAATGTGGTGTGGATGGCATGGGGATCAAGTATTTTCTCCCTGGGAACAGGAAGACCCTCATCAGTATATCTAAGGATAAGGACCTTCACCGCATGGTTAACTTCTTTAAGGAATCTGACCAGGTGGAAGTTTTTGTATTTACTGCTGCCCGAAATGTGTCTAATATGCCTGCCAGTAG GTCTAGCAGAACGATTGCTTCTGAGTCAGAACTTCCTACTGATGTCCCTGTGGACCTTATGCAAACTGATGATGCGATTGTCTTGGATGAACCTATTGAAACTACAACACTTGATGTTTATCCTTATGGCCATGAGGATAAGCACCGTAGAGCAGCGACTCAGTGGGAAAATATTATCACTGGTGTGGACCAAAGATTTAATACATTTGCCGAATTCCGCGAAGCTCTGCATAAGTACTCGATTGCCCATGGATTCACCTACAAATATAAGAAAAACGACAGTCATCGTGTTACTGCCAAGTGCAAAACAGAAGGCTGTCCATGGCGTATATATGCATCTAGATTGGCTACCACTCAACTAATATGCATAAAGAAAATGAATCCGGAGCACACTTGTGAAGGGGCTACTGTAAAAGCTGGTTATAGGGCGACTAGAGGATGGATAGGAAGCATCATTaaggaaaaattgaaaatttctccAAATTACAAGCCAAAAGACATAGCGAGTGACATCAAACGTGATTATGGCATTCAGTTGAATTATACTCAAGCTTGGCGAGCCAAGGAGATTGCACGAGAGCAGCTTCAGGGTTCATACAGAGAGGCGTATTCACAGTTACCACTTTTTTGTGAGAAGATAATGGAGACTAATCCCGGTAGTCTTGCCACATTGAGTACAAAAGAAGATTCAAGCTTCCGCCAACTTTTTGTCTCGTTTCATGCCTCAATATCTGGTTTTCGCCAGTGCCGCCCCCTCATTTTTCTTGATAGCACTCTTCTTTACTCAAAATACCAAGGTACTTTATTAGCAGCTACTGCCGCAGATGGGAATGATGATTTTTTCCCTGTAGCCTTTGCTGTGGTTGACGAAGAAACCGAAAATAACTGGCACTGGTTTTTGTCACAATTAAAATCTGCTCTCTCGACATCTGAGCGAATTACTTTTGTTTCCGATTTCCAGAAAGGCATAAGAGAATCTTTGCTCGGCATTTTTGGCAAGGAATGCTGCCATGGTTACTGTCTGCGCTGTCTTGCTGAGAAACTTAATAAAGATCTGAAAGGACAATTTTCACATGATGCCAGGCGGCTCATGGTTCAAGATTTCTATGCGGCTGCCTATGCACCAAAACTCGAGGTGTTTGAAAGTTGCGTAAAAAACATAAAGGCCATCTCAGATGAGGCTTATAATTGGGTCATCAGTAGTGAGCCAGATCACTGGGCTAACACATTTTTTGGTGGGGCGAGATACAATCACATGACATCCAACTTCGGCCAACAGTTTTACAGTTGGGTGTCTGAGGTGGATGAGTTGCCAATTACTCAGATGGTCGATGTTTTGCGCGGCAAGATCATGGAACTAATTTATAGGCGAAGGCTTGAATCGACCCAGTGGGTTACAAGTTTGACACCTTTTATGGAGGACAGGCTTCAGAATGAGACAGCAAAATCGAGATCACTTCAAGTGTTACTCTCACATGGGAGTGTCTTTGAGGTCCGTGGTGAATCTGTTGACATAGTTGATATCGATCACTGGGACTGTAGTTGCAAAGGATGGCAACTCACAGGATTGCCTTGTTGTCATGCTATTGCTGTTCTTGAATGCCTTGGCAGGAGCCTCTATGATTATTGCTCTAGATACTTCATGTCGGAAAGCTACCGTTTGACTTATTTGGAGTCGATCAACCCCATACCAACTATGGAGAAACAAGAGCAAAGTGAAGTGCTGGTGGAAGCTACTATAGTAACTCCTCCGCCTACTAAGCGCGCTCCAGGCCGACCAAAGATGAAATCCGCAGACTCTGTGGATATCATTAAGCGCCAGCTCCAGTGTAGTAAATGCAAGGGCCTAGGCCACAATAAGAAAACATGCAAGTAA
- the LOC142527870 gene encoding uncharacterized protein LOC142527870 isoform X1: MGTTKKIIAICQSGGEFVSNKDDGSLYYAGGEAYALDLDQHTPLKDFKHELAETFQCGVDGMGIKYFLPGNRKTLISISKDKDLHRMVNFFKESDQVEVFVFTAARNVSNMPASRSSRTIASESELPTDVPVDLMQTDDAIVLDEPIETTTLDVYPYGHEDKHRRAATQWENIITGVDQRFNTFAEFREALHKYSIAHGFTYKYKKNDSHRVTAKCKTEGCPWRIYASRLATTQLICIKKMNPEHTCEGATVKAGYRATRGWIGSIIKEKLKISPNYKPKDIASDIKRDYGIQLNYTQAWRAKEIAREQLQGSYREAYSQLPLFCEKIMETNPGSLATLSTKEDSSFRQLFVSFHASISGFRQCRPLIFLDSTLLYSKYQGTLLAATAADGNDDFFPVAFAVVDEETENNWHWFLSQLKSALSTSERITFVSDFQKGIRESLLGIFGKECCHGYCLRCLAEKLNKDLKGQFSHDARRLMVQDFYAAAYAPKLEVFESCVKNIKAISDEAYNWVISSEPDHWANTFFGGARYNHMTSNFGQQFYSWVSEVDELPITQMVDVLRGKIMELIYRRRLESTQWVTSLTPFMEDRLQNETAKSRSLQVLLSHGSVFEVRGESVDIVDIDHWDCSCKGWQLTGLPCCHAIAVLECLGRSLYDYCSRYFMSESYRLTYLESINPIPTMEKQEQSEVLVEATIVTPPPTKRAPGRPKMKSADSVDIIKRQLQCSKCKGLGHNKKTCNKAKGLEEPETPLLIGGPTSDNEPEPEPEPEREPIGSS, encoded by the exons ATGGGTACGACGAAGAAAATTATAGCCATATGCCAATCTGGAGGGGAATTTGTGAGCAACAAAGATGATGGGTCCTTATATTATGCGGGTGGGGAAGCTTATGCCTTGGACCTGGATCAGCACACCCCATTGAAAGATTTCAAACATGAACTTGCTGAAACATTTCAATGTGGTGTGGATGGCATGGGGATCAAGTATTTTCTCCCTGGGAACAGGAAGACCCTCATCAGTATATCTAAGGATAAGGACCTTCACCGCATGGTTAACTTCTTTAAGGAATCTGACCAGGTGGAAGTTTTTGTATTTACTGCTGCCCGAAATGTGTCTAATATGCCTGCCAGTAG GTCTAGCAGAACGATTGCTTCTGAGTCAGAACTTCCTACTGATGTCCCTGTGGACCTTATGCAAACTGATGATGCGATTGTCTTGGATGAACCTATTGAAACTACAACACTTGATGTTTATCCTTATGGCCATGAGGATAAGCACCGTAGAGCAGCGACTCAGTGGGAAAATATTATCACTGGTGTGGACCAAAGATTTAATACATTTGCCGAATTCCGCGAAGCTCTGCATAAGTACTCGATTGCCCATGGATTCACCTACAAATATAAGAAAAACGACAGTCATCGTGTTACTGCCAAGTGCAAAACAGAAGGCTGTCCATGGCGTATATATGCATCTAGATTGGCTACCACTCAACTAATATGCATAAAGAAAATGAATCCGGAGCACACTTGTGAAGGGGCTACTGTAAAAGCTGGTTATAGGGCGACTAGAGGATGGATAGGAAGCATCATTaaggaaaaattgaaaatttctccAAATTACAAGCCAAAAGACATAGCGAGTGACATCAAACGTGATTATGGCATTCAGTTGAATTATACTCAAGCTTGGCGAGCCAAGGAGATTGCACGAGAGCAGCTTCAGGGTTCATACAGAGAGGCGTATTCACAGTTACCACTTTTTTGTGAGAAGATAATGGAGACTAATCCCGGTAGTCTTGCCACATTGAGTACAAAAGAAGATTCAAGCTTCCGCCAACTTTTTGTCTCGTTTCATGCCTCAATATCTGGTTTTCGCCAGTGCCGCCCCCTCATTTTTCTTGATAGCACTCTTCTTTACTCAAAATACCAAGGTACTTTATTAGCAGCTACTGCCGCAGATGGGAATGATGATTTTTTCCCTGTAGCCTTTGCTGTGGTTGACGAAGAAACCGAAAATAACTGGCACTGGTTTTTGTCACAATTAAAATCTGCTCTCTCGACATCTGAGCGAATTACTTTTGTTTCCGATTTCCAGAAAGGCATAAGAGAATCTTTGCTCGGCATTTTTGGCAAGGAATGCTGCCATGGTTACTGTCTGCGCTGTCTTGCTGAGAAACTTAATAAAGATCTGAAAGGACAATTTTCACATGATGCCAGGCGGCTCATGGTTCAAGATTTCTATGCGGCTGCCTATGCACCAAAACTCGAGGTGTTTGAAAGTTGCGTAAAAAACATAAAGGCCATCTCAGATGAGGCTTATAATTGGGTCATCAGTAGTGAGCCAGATCACTGGGCTAACACATTTTTTGGTGGGGCGAGATACAATCACATGACATCCAACTTCGGCCAACAGTTTTACAGTTGGGTGTCTGAGGTGGATGAGTTGCCAATTACTCAGATGGTCGATGTTTTGCGCGGCAAGATCATGGAACTAATTTATAGGCGAAGGCTTGAATCGACCCAGTGGGTTACAAGTTTGACACCTTTTATGGAGGACAGGCTTCAGAATGAGACAGCAAAATCGAGATCACTTCAAGTGTTACTCTCACATGGGAGTGTCTTTGAGGTCCGTGGTGAATCTGTTGACATAGTTGATATCGATCACTGGGACTGTAGTTGCAAAGGATGGCAACTCACAGGATTGCCTTGTTGTCATGCTATTGCTGTTCTTGAATGCCTTGGCAGGAGCCTCTATGATTATTGCTCTAGATACTTCATGTCGGAAAGCTACCGTTTGACTTATTTGGAGTCGATCAACCCCATACCAACTATGGAGAAACAAGAGCAAAGTGAAGTGCTGGTGGAAGCTACTATAGTAACTCCTCCGCCTACTAAGCGCGCTCCAGGCCGACCAAAGATGAAATCCGCAGACTCTGTGGATATCATTAAGCGCCAGCTCCAGTGTAGTAAATGCAAGGGCCTAGGCCACAATAAGAAAACATGCAA CAAGGCCAAGGGGCTTGAAGAACCAGAGACTCCTCTTTTGATTGGGGGGCCGACGAGCGACAATGAGCCCGAACCGGAACCGGAACCGGAACGCGAACCCATAGGAAGCAgttga
- the LOC142527474 gene encoding benzoate carboxyl methyltransferase-like, producing MGVKEVTVHMTVGNGETSYANNSAHQKIGISKAKYVLDECLKEMVADNGFSKCFKMVDLGCSSGPNTLSVVAEIIDTIGRLRKLNNVDHELPEMEVFLNDLEGNDFNNLFKLLPSFYKKLNEVTGNEGIRCFVSGLPGSFYGRLFPSNTLNFVYSSFSLQWLSKIPEGLENNKENIHMAMASPPETFEAYARQYRQDFTTFLTSRGEEMVPGGRMVLTFVGRSVEDPSTKDDCAHFTLLASSLLEMVNEGLVKESDLHSFNMPIYTPSKQDVEGVIQKEGSFNLDKFEAFLVPWDAHVKHEDTLDQISHLGANGSAPDHSRGKHVSDFIRAYTEPVLTSHFGSSITDKLYGKYAKKLAEYLSTEQSSFYNIVICLRKK from the exons ATGGGAGTAAAGGAAGTTACTGTGCACATGACTGTAGGAAATGGTGAAACTAGCTACGCCAACAATTCTGCCCATCAA AAAATAGGGATATCGAAAGCGAAGTATGTCTTGGATGAGTGCCTCAAAGAAATGGTCGCGGATAATGGCTTCTCGAAATGCTTCAAGATGGTTGATTTGGGTTGTTCGTCTGGACCCAACACGCTCTCTGTCGTCGCTGAGATAATTGACACGATCGGAAGGTTGCGTAAGCTGAACAACGTTGATCACGAGTTGCCTGAAATGGAAGTGTTTTTGAATGATCTTGAAGGGAATGACTTCAACAACTTGTTTAAGTTGCTGCCGAGTTTTTACAAGAAACTGAATGAGGTGACGGGAAACGAAGGGATTAGATGTTTTGTTTCTGGTTTGCCGGGATCTTTCTATGGCAGACTGTTTCCAAGCAACACTCTCAACTTTGTTtactcatccttcagtctccagtGGCTCTCAAAG ATTCCTGAAGGACTGGAGAATAACAAAGAAAACATTCACATGGCAATGGCAAGTCCCCCGGAGACATTCGAAGCATATGCAAGACAATATCGCCAGGATTTCACCACATTCTTGACTTCACGGGGTGAGGAAATGGTCCCGGGTGGTCGTATGGTTCTCACATTTGTCGGCAGAAGTGTCGAGGACCCGTCCACAAAAGATGACTGCGCACATTTCACACTTCTTGCGAGCTCACTTCTTGAAATGGTGAATGAG GGACTTGTGAAGGAGAGTGATTTGCATTCATTCAACATGCCTATATACACACCAAGCAAACAAGACGTGGAGGGAGTGATACAAAAAGAGGGATCCTTCAATCTCGACAAGTTCGAGGCCTTTCTAGTTCCTTGGGATGCACATGTTAAACATGAAGATACACTAGACCAGATTTCTCATCTTGGCGCAAACGGGTCCGCCCCAGACCACAGCCGTGGAAAACACGTCTCAGATTTCATCCGGGCTTATACAGAACCGGTATTGACGAGCCATTTCGGGAGCTCCATCACAGACAAGTTGTATGGAAAATATGCAAAGAAACTCGCTGAGTATCTGTCAACGGAGCAATCATCTTTCTACAATATTGTCATTTGCTTGAGAAAGAAATGA